The genomic segment TGGAGAAAACTCCGAGGCCAAGACAAAATTTCCGAGGCCAACATTAAAGACGCGCTTCGGGAAGTGCGACGGGCACTGCTAGAGGCGGATGTTAACCTGCAAGTCATTAAAGACTTCGTCGCCGAAGTGGAAGAAAAAGCCCTGGGTGCAGAAGTCATCATGGGGGTACGGCCCGACCAGCAGTTTATTGAAATCGTCTACAACGAACTGCTAGCGGTCATGGGGGAGGCCAATGTCCCCCTCGCTGAAGCTGAGAGCAAACCGACGATCGTCCTCATGGCAGGGCTACAGGGGACGGGGAAAACCACCGCAACGGCCAAGCTGGCTCTACATTTGCGCAAGGAAAATCGCAGTTGCTTACTGGTCGCCACAGATATCTACCGACCAGCGGCGATCGACCAGTTAAAAGCCCTGGGTAAACAAATCAGCGTGCCCGTCTTTGAACTGGGGACGGACGCGAATCCTGTGGAAATTGCCCGCCAAGGGGTGGAAAAAGCCAAGGCCGACGGCGTTGACACCGTGATTATCGACACGGCAGGTCGGTTACAAATTGATGAAACCCTGATGGGCGAGCTGGCCCAAATTAAAGCCACGGTACAGCCCCATGAAGTGCTGTTGGTGGTCGATGCCATGACCGGGCAAGAAGCCGCCAGCTTGACCAAATCTTTCCATGACCAGATTGGGGTTACCGGCGCAATTCTGACCAAAATGGATGGGGATACGCGCGGGGGGGCCGCCCTGTCCGTGCGGCGAATTTCCGGCCAGCCGATCAAATTTATCGGCGTCGGCGAAAAGGTAGAAGCCCTACAACCCTTCTACCCCGATCGCATGGCCTCCCGCATCCTGGGCATGGGGGACGTGCTGACCTTGGTGGAAAAGGCGCGGGAAGAAATTGATCTCTCCGAAGCCGAAAAACTCCAGGAAAAAATCCTCGAAGCCAAGTTCGACTTTAGCGACTTCCTCAAACAAACCCGGCTGTTGAAAAACATGGGTTCCCTCGGGGGGGTCATGAAGCTGATCCCAGGGCTGAACAAAATGGTCAACGAAGACCAACTGCGCCAGGGCGAACAGCAGTTGAAAAAGGCTGAGGCCATGATTGGCTCCATGACCCTAGAGGAACGACGCGATCCCGACCTGTTGGCCAATAACCCCAGCCGCCGCAAACGCATTGCCAAGGGCTCCGGCCATACGGAAAAGGATGTTTCCGACCTGGTGGCCAACTTCCAAAAAATGCGGGCCTTGATGCAGCAGATGGGCCGGGGTGGGATGCCCGGAATGGGGGGATTCCCCGGAATGGGGATGCCCGGAATGACCGGGGGAATGCCTACGGGGAATCCCTACCGCCCCCAACCCGGTTTCCGTGGCTACCAGGGCGGCTACCAGCAGCCTAAAAAAGGCAAAAAGGACAAGAAGAAAAAAGGCTTTGGCACACTGTAGTCCGATCGGAAATGCCTGCCCCCCGTGACGAATGCTCAGGAATGGTCTAGAATCATAGACTGGCGATGAGCTATTCCCTACGAGCTGTTGATGTTGAGTCCGGCGATCGGTTGGGTTTGCTCGATTCTTCGCTGATTGCTTGTTTTTCGATGAACCATCACAGGAGTCAACTTTTCTAGACATGCTCAAACTGCGATTAAAGCGCTTTGGTAAGAAGCGTGGGGCTAGCTATCGTATCGTTGTGGCCCCCAGCACCTCCCGTCGGGATGGCCGTCCCATTGCTGAAGTGGGCTTCTATGATCCCCGCGCCAACGAAACCCGGCTGAACGAAGAAGCCATTTCCGATTGGTTGAAGAAAGGGGTACAACCCACGGATACCGTGCGGGGCATCCTCACGAAAGCGAATCTTTTGAGTAAGTAACCCCATCGCTGTTACCGAATCACCTAGTCACCGGATTATCTTGATGGCACAGGCTGCTACGCTTCCTCAAACCCCATCCGTTGCGCCGGATTATGCAGAACTCACCCGGTTTCTGTTGAAGCCGTTTTTAGATCACCCCGATTTGCTTCGAGTTGATTGTGAAATTTCTGCGGCAAAGGCGAGGGTTTGGGTGCGGGTTGCTTTCCATGAAGACGATCGGGGACGAGCTTTTGGTCGTGGGGGACGCAATGTCCAAGCGATTCGAAGGGTTTTGGATGGCATTGCCCAAGCTGCAAACCAAACGATTCGGTTTGAGGTGTATGGTGGCCAGCCTCAGGAAAATGAGCGATCGATGCCTCAACGACGTTCTTCAAAGCCTTACCGGGACAAGTCATGATGCTGACCGGCCTTAAGATGCGGGTCAGTTAGGTTGACAAACAAATTTCAGTTCCATCTCAATGTTAAAAATTGCAACAGATGCGCTCGTAAAGTGATCAAGTTTCAATTTTTCATTTTGAATTCTTAATTGGTCTGAAACCGTTTTGCTTAGCTATTCATGGTTTTTCTTTGAAAGACTTTAAGGAGGTGAAACAGTATGGCTGAAATTCGTTTAGGTGAAAACGAGTCCATCGAATCTGCTCTGCGCCGCTTTAAGAAA from the Alkalinema sp. FACHB-956 genome contains:
- the ffh gene encoding signal recognition particle protein codes for the protein MFDALSDRLEEAWRKLRGQDKISEANIKDALREVRRALLEADVNLQVIKDFVAEVEEKALGAEVIMGVRPDQQFIEIVYNELLAVMGEANVPLAEAESKPTIVLMAGLQGTGKTTATAKLALHLRKENRSCLLVATDIYRPAAIDQLKALGKQISVPVFELGTDANPVEIARQGVEKAKADGVDTVIIDTAGRLQIDETLMGELAQIKATVQPHEVLLVVDAMTGQEAASLTKSFHDQIGVTGAILTKMDGDTRGGAALSVRRISGQPIKFIGVGEKVEALQPFYPDRMASRILGMGDVLTLVEKAREEIDLSEAEKLQEKILEAKFDFSDFLKQTRLLKNMGSLGGVMKLIPGLNKMVNEDQLRQGEQQLKKAEAMIGSMTLEERRDPDLLANNPSRRKRIAKGSGHTEKDVSDLVANFQKMRALMQQMGRGGMPGMGGFPGMGMPGMTGGMPTGNPYRPQPGFRGYQGGYQQPKKGKKDKKKKGFGTL
- the rpsP gene encoding 30S ribosomal protein S16, which translates into the protein MLKLRLKRFGKKRGASYRIVVAPSTSRRDGRPIAEVGFYDPRANETRLNEEAISDWLKKGVQPTDTVRGILTKANLLSK
- a CDS encoding KH domain-containing protein is translated as MAQAATLPQTPSVAPDYAELTRFLLKPFLDHPDLLRVDCEISAAKARVWVRVAFHEDDRGRAFGRGGRNVQAIRRVLDGIAQAANQTIRFEVYGGQPQENERSMPQRRSSKPYRDKS